One Rhodococcus sp. P1Y DNA window includes the following coding sequences:
- a CDS encoding glutamate synthase subunit beta, which yields MGDPQGFLKNTVRELPKRRPVDLRLMDWKEVYEDFSKDTLRTQASRCMDCGIPFCHNGCPLGNLIPEWNDLVFKDRWRESIDRLHATNNFPEFTGRLCPAPCEASCVLGINQDPVTIKQVEVEIIDKAFEEGWVAPVYPTYLTGKTVAVVGSGPAGLAAAQQLTRAGHTVTVFERADRIGGLLRYGIPEFKMEKRHIDRRLAQMEAEGTVFRTGVNVGVDISADELRAQFDAVVLSGGATAWRDLPIEGRENEGIYQAMEFLPHANRVQQGDFAEPPVTAKGKKVVIIGGGDTGADCLGTSHRQGAESVHQFEIMARPPEERATSTPWPLYPLMYRVASAHEEGGERVFSVNTERFLGEDGKVTGLEAHEVEFKAGKFEKVEGSEFTLEADLVLLAMGFVGPEKPGLLTDLGVDLNERGNVVRSNEWVTNVPGVFVAGDMGRGQSLIVWAIAEGRSCAAAVDTFLQGATALPAPIVPTQAPQR from the coding sequence GTGGGTGACCCACAGGGATTTTTGAAGAACACCGTTCGCGAACTGCCGAAGCGTCGGCCCGTCGACCTACGGTTGATGGACTGGAAAGAGGTCTACGAGGACTTCTCCAAGGACACGCTGCGGACTCAGGCCAGCCGATGCATGGACTGTGGCATTCCGTTCTGCCACAACGGTTGTCCTCTCGGCAACCTCATCCCCGAGTGGAACGACCTGGTGTTCAAGGACCGCTGGCGCGAGAGCATCGACCGCCTGCACGCCACCAACAACTTTCCGGAATTCACCGGGCGGCTGTGCCCGGCGCCGTGCGAGGCGTCGTGCGTCCTCGGCATCAACCAGGATCCGGTGACGATCAAGCAGGTCGAGGTCGAAATCATCGACAAGGCCTTCGAAGAGGGCTGGGTCGCACCGGTCTACCCGACGTACCTGACCGGCAAGACCGTCGCCGTCGTCGGTTCCGGACCTGCCGGACTCGCTGCGGCGCAGCAGCTCACGCGGGCCGGCCACACCGTCACGGTGTTCGAACGTGCCGACCGCATCGGCGGCTTGCTTCGATACGGCATCCCCGAGTTCAAGATGGAGAAGCGCCACATCGACCGCCGTCTGGCACAGATGGAGGCCGAGGGAACGGTGTTCCGCACCGGCGTCAACGTGGGAGTCGACATCTCGGCCGACGAACTGCGTGCGCAGTTCGACGCCGTGGTCCTCTCCGGCGGTGCCACCGCATGGCGGGACCTCCCCATCGAAGGACGCGAGAACGAGGGCATCTACCAGGCCATGGAGTTCCTGCCCCACGCGAACCGCGTGCAGCAGGGCGACTTCGCCGAGCCCCCCGTCACCGCCAAGGGCAAGAAGGTCGTCATCATCGGCGGCGGTGACACCGGAGCGGACTGCCTCGGAACCTCGCATCGTCAGGGCGCGGAAAGCGTCCACCAGTTCGAGATCATGGCTCGCCCGCCGGAAGAGCGTGCAACGTCCACTCCGTGGCCGCTGTACCCACTGATGTACCGCGTCGCGTCCGCTCACGAAGAGGGCGGCGAGCGAGTGTTCTCCGTCAACACCGAGCGTTTCCTCGGCGAGGACGGCAAGGTCACCGGACTCGAGGCGCACGAGGTCGAGTTCAAGGCAGGCAAGTTCGAGAAGGTCGAGGGCAGCGAGTTCACCCTCGAGGCCGATCTGGTGCTGCTCGCCATGGGCTTCGTCGGACCCGAAAAGCCGGGTCTGCTCACCGATCTCGGTGTGGACCTCAACGAGCGCGGCAACGTCGTCCGCTCGAACGAGTGGGTCACCAACGTCCCCGGCGTCTTCGTCGCCGGCGATATGGGCCGCGGACAGTCACTGATCGTGTGGGCAATCGCCGAGGGTCGCTCCTGCGCAGCCGCCGTCGACACCTTCCTTCAGGGTGCCACCGCACTGCCCGCTCCGATCGTGCCGACCCAGGCGCCGCAGCGGTAG
- the gltB gene encoding glutamate synthase large subunit, with protein sequence MKHTPGPQGLYDPRNEHDSCGVAFVVDMHGRRSRDIVEKAITALVNLEHRGAAGSEPNTGDGAGILIQVPDAFFRAVTDFDLPPAGSYATGIAFLPQGRSDAARACEGVERIVEAEGMKVLGWREVPTDDSSLGALARDAMPTFRQLFFAAEDLSVTDLELERRAFVIRKRVEHELGEEGAGKDGPGRETVYFPSLSSQTFVYKGMLTTPQLKGFYNDLQDERVESALGLVHSRFSTNTFPSWPLAHPFRRVAHNGEINTATGNENWMRAREALISSDVFGSDALEKIFPVVTHGASDTARFDEVLELLHLGGRSLPHAVLMMIPEAWERHESMDPARRAFYKYHSSLMEPWDGPASVCFTDGTLIGAVLDRNGLRPSRLWVTDDGLVVMASEVGVLDIDPSKVVRKVRLQPGRMFLVDTAQGRIVSDDEIKDELAAEHPYQQWLDEGLTSIDDLPDRPHVHMPHDRVLIRQQIFGYTTEELNVLVSPMAKSGAEAIGSMGTDTPIAILSTRPRMLFDYFSQLFAQVTNPPLDAIREEIVTSIGGTIGPEGDLLNPGPDACKQIVLPQPILHNDDLSKLVHINDDGTQEGLRSVVVRGLYPVAEGGEGLRKSLEAIRAQVSAAISGGARIIVLSDRESSEKLAPIPSLLLTSAVHHHLVREKTRTKVGLIVEAGDAREVHHMALLIGFGAAAVNPYMAFESIEDMIERGALTGIEFDKAVSNYIKAAGKGVLKVMSKMGISTLASYTGAQLFQVIGLSQELVDEYFTGLNSHLGGIDLEQVAQDVATRHGVAYLENRQERAHRELETGGEYQWRREGEYHLFNPDTVFKLQHSTRTGQYDIFKEYTKMVDDQSERLASLRGLFRFKTEEREPISIDEVEPASEIVKRFSTGAMSYGSISAEAHETLAIAMNRLGGRSNSGEGGESVDRFEPDENGDWRRSAIKQVASGRFGVTSHYLTNCTDIQIKMAQGAKPGEGGQLPAHKVYPWVAEVRHSTPGVGLISPPPHHDIYSIEDLAQLIHDLKNANPQARIHVKLVSEVGVGTVAAGVSKAHADVVLISGHDGGTGATPLTSVKHAGGPWELGLAETQQTLLLNGLRDRIVVQVDGQLKTGRDVMVAALLGGEEFGFATAPLVVSGCIMMRVCHLDTCPVGVATQNPLLRKRFAGKPEFVENFFNFIAEEVRELMAELGFRTLNEAVGQVALLDTTAAKEAWKASKLDLSPILDEVESAFMNQDLYNTGVQDHGLDKALDQQLIAQSRNALDKGEKVKFESKITNVNRTVGTMLGHELTKAYGGVGLPDNTIDITFTGSAGNSFGAFVPAGMTLRLHGDANDFVGKGLSGGRIIVRPSLNAPAGFVAEDNIIGGNVFLFGATQGEALIRGVVGERFAVRNSGAVAVVEGVGDHGCEYMTGGKVVIIGETGRNFGAGMSGGVAFIFDPNKTFEANLNTELVDIESIEGDEFTWLKEIVTRHHDETGSDVAERILSDWSQQVNHFVKVMPRDYKKVLLAISEAEKNGADVDEAIMEAARG encoded by the coding sequence ATGAAGCACACTCCGGGCCCGCAAGGCCTCTACGACCCCCGTAACGAGCACGACTCCTGTGGTGTCGCGTTCGTCGTGGACATGCATGGTCGTCGTAGTCGAGACATCGTCGAGAAGGCGATCACTGCGCTGGTCAATCTCGAACATCGGGGCGCCGCCGGCTCCGAACCGAACACCGGTGACGGCGCCGGAATCCTGATCCAGGTTCCCGACGCTTTCTTCCGCGCTGTCACGGATTTCGACCTGCCTCCCGCGGGTTCGTACGCAACCGGAATTGCATTCCTTCCGCAGGGGCGCAGCGATGCAGCGCGCGCGTGCGAGGGGGTCGAACGGATCGTCGAGGCCGAGGGCATGAAGGTCCTCGGATGGCGTGAAGTTCCCACCGACGATTCCTCTCTCGGGGCGCTCGCGCGCGACGCGATGCCGACGTTCCGACAGTTGTTCTTCGCCGCCGAGGATCTGTCCGTTACCGATCTCGAACTCGAGCGTCGGGCATTCGTCATCCGCAAGCGCGTCGAACACGAGCTGGGCGAAGAAGGCGCAGGCAAGGACGGCCCCGGCCGCGAGACCGTGTACTTCCCGTCGCTGTCCTCGCAGACCTTCGTCTACAAGGGCATGCTGACCACGCCTCAGCTCAAGGGTTTCTACAACGATCTCCAGGACGAGCGCGTCGAAAGCGCTCTCGGCCTTGTGCATTCCCGATTCTCCACGAACACGTTCCCGTCGTGGCCGCTGGCGCATCCGTTCCGCCGCGTTGCGCACAACGGCGAAATCAACACAGCGACTGGCAACGAGAACTGGATGCGTGCCCGCGAGGCACTCATCTCCTCCGATGTCTTCGGGTCCGACGCCCTCGAGAAGATCTTCCCGGTCGTCACCCATGGTGCAAGCGACACAGCACGTTTCGACGAGGTGCTCGAACTCCTGCACCTCGGTGGACGTAGCTTGCCGCACGCCGTCCTCATGATGATTCCCGAGGCATGGGAGCGTCACGAGTCGATGGACCCCGCTCGCCGGGCGTTCTACAAGTACCACTCCTCGCTGATGGAGCCGTGGGACGGACCTGCATCGGTGTGCTTCACCGACGGCACCCTCATCGGAGCTGTGCTGGACCGCAACGGACTTCGCCCCAGCCGTCTCTGGGTCACCGACGACGGGCTCGTCGTCATGGCGTCCGAGGTCGGTGTGCTCGATATCGACCCATCGAAGGTCGTCCGCAAGGTTCGTCTGCAGCCCGGCCGTATGTTCCTCGTGGACACGGCGCAGGGCCGCATCGTCTCCGACGACGAGATCAAGGACGAACTCGCCGCCGAGCACCCGTATCAGCAGTGGCTCGACGAGGGTCTCACCTCGATCGACGATCTGCCCGATCGCCCGCACGTGCACATGCCGCACGACCGAGTTCTCATCCGCCAGCAGATCTTCGGCTACACCACCGAGGAGCTGAACGTGCTGGTCTCGCCGATGGCGAAGTCCGGGGCAGAGGCAATCGGCTCGATGGGTACCGACACGCCCATCGCTATTCTGTCGACGCGACCGCGGATGCTGTTCGACTACTTCTCGCAGCTGTTCGCGCAGGTCACCAACCCGCCGCTCGACGCGATCCGCGAGGAGATCGTCACGAGTATCGGCGGCACGATCGGACCCGAGGGCGATTTGCTCAACCCGGGGCCTGACGCGTGCAAGCAGATCGTTCTTCCGCAGCCGATCCTGCACAACGACGACCTGTCCAAGCTCGTTCACATCAACGACGACGGCACCCAGGAAGGCCTGCGTTCGGTCGTCGTTCGCGGTCTCTACCCAGTGGCCGAGGGGGGCGAAGGACTCCGAAAGTCGCTGGAAGCCATACGGGCTCAGGTATCGGCTGCCATCTCCGGTGGCGCGCGCATCATCGTGCTCTCGGATCGTGAGTCGAGCGAGAAGCTCGCCCCGATTCCGTCGCTGCTCCTGACCTCGGCCGTGCATCACCACCTCGTACGCGAGAAGACCCGCACCAAGGTCGGTCTCATCGTCGAGGCCGGCGACGCCCGCGAGGTCCACCACATGGCGCTGCTCATCGGATTCGGTGCGGCCGCGGTCAACCCGTACATGGCATTCGAGTCCATCGAGGACATGATCGAGCGCGGTGCTCTCACCGGCATCGAGTTCGACAAGGCTGTCTCCAACTACATCAAGGCCGCAGGCAAGGGTGTGCTGAAGGTGATGTCCAAGATGGGCATCTCGACGCTGGCCTCGTACACCGGTGCCCAGCTGTTCCAGGTCATCGGTCTGTCGCAGGAGCTCGTCGACGAGTACTTCACCGGACTGAACAGCCACCTCGGCGGTATCGACCTCGAGCAGGTCGCCCAGGACGTCGCGACCCGCCACGGCGTCGCGTACCTCGAGAACCGTCAGGAGCGCGCACATCGCGAGCTCGAGACGGGCGGCGAGTACCAGTGGCGTCGCGAGGGGGAGTACCACCTCTTCAATCCCGACACCGTGTTCAAGCTGCAGCACTCGACCCGCACCGGTCAGTACGACATCTTCAAGGAATACACGAAGATGGTCGACGATCAGTCCGAGCGGCTTGCGTCGCTCCGTGGTCTGTTCCGGTTCAAGACCGAAGAGCGCGAGCCGATCTCGATCGACGAGGTCGAGCCTGCGTCGGAAATCGTCAAGCGCTTCTCGACGGGTGCCATGAGTTACGGCTCGATCTCGGCCGAAGCCCACGAGACCCTCGCCATCGCGATGAACCGTCTCGGCGGCCGATCCAACTCCGGTGAGGGCGGCGAGAGCGTCGACCGCTTCGAACCGGACGAGAACGGCGATTGGCGTCGCAGTGCCATCAAGCAGGTCGCGTCGGGACGTTTCGGTGTCACCTCGCACTACCTGACCAACTGCACCGACATCCAGATCAAGATGGCACAGGGAGCCAAGCCCGGTGAGGGCGGCCAGCTTCCGGCCCACAAGGTGTACCCCTGGGTTGCCGAGGTCCGGCACTCGACGCCGGGTGTCGGCCTCATCTCGCCGCCGCCGCACCACGACATCTACTCCATCGAGGATCTCGCTCAGCTGATCCACGACCTCAAGAACGCCAACCCGCAGGCTCGCATCCACGTGAAGCTGGTCTCCGAGGTCGGCGTGGGAACGGTCGCAGCAGGCGTCTCGAAGGCGCACGCCGACGTGGTGCTCATCTCGGGCCACGACGGTGGAACAGGGGCAACCCCGCTGACATCGGTCAAGCACGCAGGTGGACCATGGGAACTCGGCCTGGCCGAGACTCAGCAGACCTTGCTGCTCAACGGACTTCGCGACCGCATCGTCGTCCAGGTCGACGGCCAGCTCAAGACCGGCCGCGACGTCATGGTCGCTGCTCTCCTCGGCGGTGAAGAGTTCGGTTTCGCGACCGCTCCGCTCGTCGTGTCGGGCTGCATCATGATGCGTGTCTGCCACCTCGATACCTGCCCCGTCGGTGTCGCGACGCAGAACCCGTTGTTGCGCAAGCGGTTCGCAGGCAAGCCCGAGTTCGTCGAGAACTTCTTCAACTTCATCGCCGAAGAGGTCCGCGAGCTCATGGCCGAGCTCGGCTTCCGCACGCTCAACGAAGCCGTCGGCCAGGTCGCCCTGCTGGACACGACCGCGGCGAAGGAAGCGTGGAAGGCGTCGAAGCTCGATTTGTCGCCGATCCTCGACGAGGTCGAGTCGGCGTTCATGAACCAGGACCTCTACAACACGGGCGTCCAGGATCACGGACTCGACAAGGCCCTCGATCAGCAGCTCATCGCGCAGAGCCGCAACGCACTCGACAAGGGTGAGAAGGTCAAGTTCGAGTCCAAGATCACCAACGTCAACCGCACGGTCGGCACCATGCTCGGCCACGAGCTGACCAAGGCGTACGGCGGAGTCGGCTTGCCCGACAACACCATCGACATCACCTTCACCGGGTCCGCGGGCAACAGCTTCGGAGCCTTCGTTCCCGCGGGTATGACGCTTCGCCTTCACGGTGACGCCAACGACTTCGTCGGCAAGGGCCTCTCGGGTGGACGCATCATCGTGCGTCCGTCGTTGAACGCTCCCGCCGGCTTCGTCGCCGAGGACAACATCATCGGTGGCAACGTCTTCCTGTTCGGTGCAACGCAGGGTGAGGCTCTCATCCGCGGAGTCGTCGGCGAGCGTTTCGCCGTTCGTAACTCGGGTGCGGTGGCCGTTGTCGAAGGTGTCGGTGACCACGGCTGCGAGTACATGACGGGTGGCAAGGTCGTCATCATCGGTGAGACGGGCCGCAACTTCGGTGCCGGCATGTCCGGTGGTGTGGCGTTCATCTTCGACCCGAACAAGACGTTCGAGGCCAACCTGAACACCGAGCTCGTCGACATCGAGAGCATCGAGGGTGACGAGTTCACCTGGCTCAAGGAGATCGTCACTCGTCATCACGACGAAACGGGATCCGACGTTGCAGAGCGAATCCTCAGCGACTGGTCACAGCAGGTGAACCATTTCGTGAAGGTCATGCCGCGTGACTACAAGAAGGTACTGCTGGCCATCTCCGAAGCCGAGAAGAACGGCGCGGACGTGGACGAAGCGATCATGGAGGCAGCTCGTGGGTGA